The nucleotide sequence TTCTCCAAAAGCTCTTACTACACCTGATATGACAGCTTTATGGTTTGAACAACAAAAAATGATAGAGGCACAAGAGCTTACAAGAGGGCAATTTTTAGAGGAAGTAACAAAAGAAGTCATCGGTGAAATTCAAAGAATTAGCAATAACAAAGATTTTAAAATCTTAGAAGATAAAAATCAGCAAAAAATTCAATGTCCGCAATGCGATAAAGGCTATCTAATAAAACGCAAGGGAAAATATGGAGATTTTTGGGGGTGTAGTGAATACAAGGAGGGTTGTAAGGCTATATATCCTGATAATAAAGGCAAACCAAATTTTGAAACAAAACAAAACAATAGCGACACTACATATAAATGTCCGCAATGTGATAAAGGATTCTTGCAGAGAATGAAAAGTAAAAATGGTAAAAGCTGGTGGTGGGGCTGTAATGAATTTAAACAAGGCTGTAAGGCTATGTATTATGATGATAATGGAAAACCTAAAATATAATTTATTATAAATATATTTTATTATATAATATTTACTAATATATATTAATATTATACGAAAATTATTTAATCACAACAAGGATAAACAATGACAAAGCACGAAGATAACGAAGATAAATATTATGAAAACATTAACTATAAGATCTGCATAGCAATGCTTGTTTTTTTAATTTTTCTTTTTTGTTGCGGACTTTATTATTTAGAAGAACAACCTATTGCAATTTTGCTTCTTTGTATATTGCCTGTGAATTTCTATATTTATATTGAACTGCTATTTGGTAGATATAGACTTAAATTAAAAAAGCAAAATAAAGATACAAAATACATAGAGCGATTTGCCATAATTGGTAGTGTTGCACTTGTATTTTGTATGTATATCTCAATAATAATTGCTATGGCAAAAAACTGAAAGGAGAAAAATGAAGTTAAAAGACTTTGATTTTAGAATTTGGCTTAATGGTAGTTATATTTACCTTGATGAAATAGGATTTGAAAAAATCAATCAAAATTATTTTTTAGCTTGTTGCGGTGATGGTGAAAAGCTTACAGAAAAATATAAATTTTACATCAAAACTAACATTTCAAAAGAAACATACAAACAAAGAACTCAAAAATTAGAAGATTTAGAACTAGAACTTTACACAGGATTTGAAGATAAAAATGGTGTAAAAATTTTTGAAAATGATATTGTGCTTTTTATACCAAATGATAGTGAGAAATTTTTATATACAATAAATTACGATAAAAAGCGAGGTTTTTTCTTTAGCGATGATTGCAATTTAGATGATGAATATTGCGAGGGTTGCACTGAGGTTATAGGTAATATCCACGAAAACAAAGAATTAGTGGATTTTATGGAAAAAGAAAAAGAAGCTTTTAAAAAATTCCATCAAAAATTTGAAAACAAATATGATGAAAATGGCAAAGTTGTTAAAGAATTTTATGAAGAAGATACAAGACTTAGAATTTACTTTCAACAAGAATTAGAAAAACTTTTAAAAGAAATGGGATTTTACAATGAAAATGAACAAACAAGAAAGCGGAGTAGAAAGAAAGGCTAAACGATATGCTCTCTTAAGAGAAGCAAAAGAGGCAAAAAGAAAGCAAAAAATCAAAACAGGGCTTAAGGTTAGAAAGATGAAAGAAAAGCCTTTAAAAATACCTATAATATAAAGATAAGCAAAATCTACTTTTAGCATACATATCTTTAAATAATTATTAGTATATTTTATAATATATTAATAAATAATAGTATATAATGTTATACAAATAAATTTAAAGGTTAAATGATGATTATATCTATCATAAATAAGAAAGGCGGGGTCGGCAAAACCCCTTTTGCTTTTTCTATTGCTAAAGATTTAGGATATTTTTTACAAAGCAATGATAATTCTATTATTGAAAAAATTTATCCTGAGAAAGCAAAAATTCTACCAACGCCAAAAAAAATAGATAATTGCGTTTATGATTTTGGCGGTTTTGTGGAAAAAGGTGTATTGAGTATTGTCAAAGAGAGCAATGTTGTTATTATTCCTTGCACAAGCAATTATAATTCTTTACTTAGAACACTAGAAACTTTAAATGAAATAGGTAATGATGATAGAGTTTGTATCTTAGTTACAGATTACAGGGACGAAAAAGAAAAAAAACAAATTTGTGAAACTCTTGAAAGTAATTTTACAGATTTAAATCTTTTCTTTTTCAAATTTTCAAAAATCATTGAAAATTCTATGAGTAGTGGAGCTTCTTTTACTGAACTCTACAATGAAAATAATCTTTCAAGGTTAAGCTATACAAATTTCTTTAATGAATACCAAAGACTTCTACATTTTATTAAAAAGGAAAAAGCATAATGGAAAAAAAGCCTTTTACAATTGA is from Campylobacter vulpis and encodes:
- a CDS encoding YopX family protein — encoded protein: MKLKDFDFRIWLNGSYIYLDEIGFEKINQNYFLACCGDGEKLTEKYKFYIKTNISKETYKQRTQKLEDLELELYTGFEDKNGVKIFENDIVLFIPNDSEKFLYTINYDKKRGFFFSDDCNLDDEYCEGCTEVIGNIHENKELVDFMEKEKEAFKKFHQKFENKYDENGKVVKEFYEEDTRLRIYFQQELEKLLKEMGFYNENEQTRKRSRKKG
- a CDS encoding P-loop NTPase family protein; amino-acid sequence: MIISIINKKGGVGKTPFAFSIAKDLGYFLQSNDNSIIEKIYPEKAKILPTPKKIDNCVYDFGGFVEKGVLSIVKESNVVIIPCTSNYNSLLRTLETLNEIGNDDRVCILVTDYRDEKEKKQICETLESNFTDLNLFFFKFSKIIENSMSSGASFTELYNENNLSRLSYTNFFNEYQRLLHFIKKEKA